AAGTTTCCACGTAAGTAGATCCTCTTTAGGTTCAATGACAATAATAATGGGATACTGTTTTTGCCATTTACTATAAACAACCTTATCTGCATAATGAACATCAACGCTGAACTGCTGCGTAAAACTGAGATTTTTTTTAATTACATCAAACAGCTCCTGTGCTTGCTGATCATGTTGCGCAACACCTATTGCTAATAACAATATTGGTAATGCTACATGCTTGACCGCGCGCGCATTAACATTAACAGCACAGATATTGCTCGAATATATGAACAAACAAAATAACAAGTCTATATATTTCATATCCAACCTACTGTTTGAAGGTAATAGTTATTTTTTTGCCCCAACATGCTCGTGGAAAATCCATTGCATACACGGCACTACGTGCATGAATATCAAATACCAATATCTGTGAACTTTCAATCACATCGATATCAGCAACTTCACCTTTATAGTTAAGCTCAATTGCTAAAGTGACCTGTGCATCATCTGCAAATCCTGCCGGCGGTTGCCAATGTGTCTGTACTTGTTGCGCAATAGCGCGCTGAACATGCATAGTCTGCAGCTGTCTTGTACCTATTTGTTGTGGCTGAGGTTTTGAAACAACTTGTTGAAATTGCTTGCTTATCGACAATTGCTCTTTTTGTTTGCTGGATTTTGTTTCAATATCTTTTTTTATTTCCTCTTTTTTGGGCATCTCTTTTTCGCCTGCCTTTTCTTGTGCGGCGACATCTTGTGAAGACGTAATCTTGTCGAAGGGTTTTTTAATATCAACTTTATCTACTTTTGATTCGACTTTTTTTGTTATCTCTTTTTTTTGCACTACCGGTTTTAGTTCTTTTACTAAAGTTGTTTTTTCAGGTAATGATTCTAAAGATACTTTTTTTTGTTCTATAGGTTGTTCAACGATTTTTTTAAATGGAATAATCATAACATCTGCACCTAATTCATACTGTTTAGATGCAATAATATGTAGATCATCAACATCAATGGTACTTTGCACAAAAACGAGCACCAATATAAAGAGATGAAATAAAAAAACTAAAAATAAAAGTTGTAAACAAAAGCTAAATTTAAGCATGCTTTTGTGTTGCCAAAGCAACATAGCGCACTCCTCCGGCAACTTTAAGCTTATCTACTGTTTGAATGACACATCCATAATGCACATCTTTATCAGCTTTCACATACACAGTGCCTTCACTTTTATTAAGTGCATCTTGTGATAAATCTGCAACTATTTGCTCAAGTGACGTTCGATTTTCATTTAAATAAATATGACCATCTTTATCAATGTATACCACAAGATCCTGCTTGAGTGCTGCATCCTCTTTTGCCTGGCCTTGAGGCAAGTTTACCTTAATAGCATTATGCATCATCGGAGAGGTAATCATAAAAATAATAAGTAATGTCAATGCAGTATCAATCAAAGGAGTCAATGGCAAATCTTCAATCATTTTGCGCGGACGGCGCATACGACGATTACGCATATAATTCTCCTTTAACAAACAAACATGATTTGAATAATGCGATTAAATTTTTGCACCATCACGTGCAATTGTTGTTCCATACGACGCACTTGGGTGTTCAAATAATTAAACATGATCAATGCCGGAATCGCAACCATCAAACCGGCCAAGGTCGTTACCAATGCTTCTGCAATACCGGGAGCAACAGTGGCAATATCTGCAGTCTGTTTTTCACTAATACTCACAAATGAATGTACCAATCCCCAAACCGTTCCAAAAAGACCAAGCAATGTTGCAGCACCGGCCGAAGTTGATAATATCCATAACATACTTTCTTCATGATGCACAATTTCATCAATGGTGAAATAAAGACTATCTTGCAAACGTTCCCATTGAGCAACGCCCAATTTACCGGTACCTTGTTTGCTGCCTAACTCAATTAATGATTTTAAAAATTGCATGTTATTGCTTAAAAAATAACCGGGAGTTGTACCGGTACATTTATCAGTCACCAACACCAAATCTTCCATCGTGCCTACATGACGAATATATGAAAACGCACGCTTCATGTGCCTTTTTTTCAGACGCATTAAAATCAATTTATATACAAATACTGACCAACACATAATCGACATACATAACAATATAAGCAATACTACACGAGTTATACTATCTGCTTGCACCATTAAATGCCATAACGGACTTGAAAACATTTTTCCAAACATACTTTTTCTCCTTTTTTAGTTTGCAAAACAAAGCTTACCAAAAAGGGCTTGGGAATGAAAACTTATTTATTAAAATCAAAAAAAGACAAAGTTTCTTTTTTCAAAACATCTTTATCAGTGATACCATCTAATTGTAATTCATATGCTTTTTTAACAACTTTTCCAAGATCCGGACAGGGCTTGATAACATCAAGAAAATCTTTACCTGTTAATAATGGTAACTCGGGTAACGACAATACATGTGCCTGTTCTGCTTTTTGTGTAAAAGTATTAACTTCATCAAACTCACATTCAAGCGGCATGGAACTTTTGGGATTTCTGCCCTGTTTATCAGCTAAAAAAAGTTTCGCCAATAAAGCAATATTTGCATCAGGCGACAATTTCCTTGCCAAACGTTTATACGCCGGTTTTTTTGCATTACTTTTGATAAAGCCTAACGGCTCCATATGTAACTTCACCAACTTTACTACTGTATCAATTAATGTTTTGTTACACGCAATGCGTTTTAACATCTTATTTGCCAAGGGCGCACCAACTTGGGCATGTCCATGACTGCATATATTACCATCAACAATTTTTGATACTTTAGACTTGCCCAGATCATGGCACATCGCTGCATACAATAATATAAGTTTTTCGTATTCAGTATTACATGCAATGCGCGCTGCAGCATCAAGTGCTTGCATACTATGCTCAAACACATCGCCTTCAGGGTGATATGGCTGTTTTTGTTGTACGCTAATAGTTGCATAAAGTTCGGGTAATATCTCTTGCAATCGTCCAATATCTTTTAACCAACGAATACCTAAGGATGGTCTTTTTGAACGTAATAACATTTTATTAAACTCTTGTTCAATACGTTCGCGAGAAACTTTTGAAATATCCATTTTTTTGCATAGTGCATTGAGCTCTTCATCCGGTTGCATTTCAAAACGTGCTATAAATTGCATCACACGAAAAAAACGCAATGGATCTTGTGCAAAAAAAGATATGTTTGGTGAACGCAATATATTATTTTGTACATCTTGCAAACCATTAAATGGATCAACCAATTCTCCGGTTTTTGCATTAATCCCCAATGCATTAATCGTCAAATCACGCCGTGCAAATGCTTGCTCAATAGACATATGAGGATCAACCTCTACAACCGGTTTGCGCCCTGAACTATCAGTACGTGGCAATGACCAATCAACATCAACACCATACAGTTTAAATACTCCAAATGATTTACCCACTAAATCAACTACACCGAACTGTTGTAATACCTGTTCAACTTGCTTTGAACTCAATCCGTGAATTTCAATATCAACATCTTTTACCGGCCTTTGCAATAAAAGATCTCTTACCATTCCACCAACAAAATATGCGGTACCACCGGCAGCATCTATTGCATTTAAAATAGGGGTTAATTTAGGATATTTAGCATAGATAAGTTCTAAATCTTTTTGAATAATTTTTATATTTTTATTAAACTTCATATTACATATCGTGAAATTACAAACGTGAAACAGTTTTTTACCGGAGTCTTTATTATGAACCATAAGCATACGTTGCTTTTCTTTACCTGTACCATGTTGAGCATAACACATACAATACATACTTTAACATTAAAATCTATCAGTTCATTTTTTGGAGGCACACCATATGAACAAGTTGTTGATAAAGATTACACATTAACAACTGAAGGAACCATTTCACTCAAAAATTTAGATGGCAACATCACGGTTAAAACCGGGCTTGATAAACGAAGCGTTTCAATCAAAGCAACAAAACATGCATCAATACAAGAGCATTTAGATCATATGCATGTCATAGAAGAGGAAGTTTTGCCTAATCGTTTGGCATTGCGCACCGCATATGATTATGAAAAAGTAAAAGGCACTATTGATTATATGATTACCATCCCAGATGACGCACAAGTTCAAGTTTCAACTGATATTGGTGATATTATTATACAAGACATTCATGGCTCTGCGCTTGCCAATACCGGTCACGGTGATATTATCGTGTACAATCCAAAAAAACATATCGAAGCGAATGTCACGCAACAGGGCAATATTACCATTATACGTCCACAAAGCAGCGTGCAACTTTCAACCAACAAAGGAATGGTGCGCGTTATTGACAGTATGAACTCTGTTGGTGCCCGCGCAAAAAATGGGAAAGTTGAAGTTAAATGTAAAGAACTCCCAGCAACAAAGCAAATGAAATTAGCAACCGAACATGGACCGGTTATCTTGCACACAACAAAAAATATGAATTGCTCACTTACTGCAAAAACAGAACATGGTACCGTTACCAGTACGCAAGAGATCACGATTGACCCTGAAACAACAACACTCAATACTCATTATTGGAATAACATAAAAAAATCCATGCATGGTGCTATCGGCAACAAAGATGCCTCAGTTACTATGTTTAGCACCAAAGGTGATATTAAGATATTGAAGTACTGATTAAGAACTTAAAAGTGCCTTCAAATCCTATACCAGAATATGAAGGCACTTAATTTTGAATCTACCTTAATAAGTTATAGATTTTCTATTCTCTTTAAACATTCAGCAATACCTTTTGGATACATCTTTCGTTCTTGTAATACATTTATATGTTGTCTGGCTTCTTTTATATTGCCTTCATCAATCAATACATGAATTAGATGTAAACGAGATTGCCCGTGAAGCGCATAAACCTCAATCCCTTTTTGCAGACATTCTTTTGCTTGCTTCAAGTTACCTTCAGCTCTATGGCATCGCCCCATACCGGCCCATGCATTAGCAAGAAGAGGATCTATTTCAACTGCTTTTTCATAATAACACCGAGCATTTTCATAATCACCTTTGTTGCGGTAAGCTGTTCCCAATGAATCATAACCCTGTGCAAAGACACGATGCTCGAGCGCTTTTTCAAAATAAGCAATGGCTTCATCATACTTTTTAAGTTGAATATTGGTATGACCCAAACCAAAGAAAGCATTTCCTTTCAGACGTTCATCAGCTTCATCATCCATTAGCGCTACAAGTCTTTCATAACATGCTAAAGCATCCTCATATTGCTTTAAACCATCATAAGCTCTAGCTTTGGCCAGCAAGTCCGGCAAGTTATCTCCCACATCTAGCTCAACAATTTTATTCAAATATTCGTCTCTTTTTTCATAATCTGCCTTCAGTGTATATGCAGCTCTAAACAA
The Candidatus Dependentiae bacterium genome window above contains:
- a CDS encoding tetratricopeptide repeat protein produces the protein MNKHFLLIILFSVFNGVHLLSATDESKRIEEQFKACMQRGEKLFEDAQYDEARAQFEQAKKLCPQEPRPYAKIFWIYYRQYDADKALSFLQEVPQIPEDHTYYVQYLNLFRAAYTLKADYEKRDEYLNKIVELDVGDNLPDLLAKARAYDGLKQYEDALACYERLVALMDDEADERLKGNAFFGLGHTNIQLKKYDEAIAYFEKALEHRVFAQGYDSLGTAYRNKGDYENARCYYEKAVEIDPLLANAWAGMGRCHRAEGNLKQAKECLQKGIEVYALHGQSRLHLIHVLIDEGNIKEARQHINVLQERKMYPKGIAECLKRIENL
- a CDS encoding biopolymer transporter ExbD, with amino-acid sequence MRNRRMRRPRKMIEDLPLTPLIDTALTLLIIFMITSPMMHNAIKVNLPQGQAKEDAALKQDLVVYIDKDGHIYLNENRTSLEQIVADLSQDALNKSEGTVYVKADKDVHYGCVIQTVDKLKVAGGVRYVALATQKHA
- a CDS encoding MotA/TolQ/ExbB proton channel family protein; translated protein: MFGKMFSSPLWHLMVQADSITRVVLLILLCMSIMCWSVFVYKLILMRLKKRHMKRAFSYIRHVGTMEDLVLVTDKCTGTTPGYFLSNNMQFLKSLIELGSKQGTGKLGVAQWERLQDSLYFTIDEIVHHEESMLWILSTSAGAATLLGLFGTVWGLVHSFVSISEKQTADIATVAPGIAEALVTTLAGLMVAIPALIMFNYLNTQVRRMEQQLHVMVQKFNRIIQIMFVC
- a CDS encoding HD domain-containing protein — translated: MKFNKNIKIIQKDLELIYAKYPKLTPILNAIDAAGGTAYFVGGMVRDLLLQRPVKDVDIEIHGLSSKQVEQVLQQFGVVDLVGKSFGVFKLYGVDVDWSLPRTDSSGRKPVVEVDPHMSIEQAFARRDLTINALGINAKTGELVDPFNGLQDVQNNILRSPNISFFAQDPLRFFRVMQFIARFEMQPDEELNALCKKMDISKVSRERIEQEFNKMLLRSKRPSLGIRWLKDIGRLQEILPELYATISVQQKQPYHPEGDVFEHSMQALDAAARIACNTEYEKLILLYAAMCHDLGKSKVSKIVDGNICSHGHAQVGAPLANKMLKRIACNKTLIDTVVKLVKLHMEPLGFIKSNAKKPAYKRLARKLSPDANIALLAKLFLADKQGRNPKSSMPLECEFDEVNTFTQKAEQAHVLSLPELPLLTGKDFLDVIKPCPDLGKVVKKAYELQLDGITDKDVLKKETLSFFDFNK
- a CDS encoding TonB C-terminal domain-containing protein encodes the protein MLLWQHKSMLKFSFCLQLLFLVFLFHLFILVLVFVQSTIDVDDLHIIASKQYELGADVMIIPFKKIVEQPIEQKKVSLESLPEKTTLVKELKPVVQKKEITKKVESKVDKVDIKKPFDKITSSQDVAAQEKAGEKEMPKKEEIKKDIETKSSKQKEQLSISKQFQQVVSKPQPQQIGTRQLQTMHVQRAIAQQVQTHWQPPAGFADDAQVTLAIELNYKGEVADIDVIESSQILVFDIHARSAVYAMDFPRACWGKKITITFKQ